One stretch of Corynebacterium auriscanis DNA includes these proteins:
- the pks13 gene encoding polyketide synthase Pks13 (Pks13 is a key enzyme in mycolic acid biosynthesis.), whose protein sequence is MEDNLTVGSASSNNRPTSISEMRQWLRDWVAKTTGLSPQQITDDRSMEEFGLSSRDVVILSGDLERLTGQSLDATVAYEFNSIAALADYLINGRGSISSDAAFFPAQGGASGQALSPDDRDVAIVGVAGRYPGANSADEMWEMFLGYRSGVGELPAGRWSEYAGDKEMTRRMEEAVLTGGYLEDIAAFDAEFFGLSPVEAANMDPQQRIVLQLTWEALENAGIPANQLRGLPVGVFMASNNNDYGMLISADPTEAHPYALTGNSSAIIANRISYAFDFRGPSISVDTACSASLVSIHQAVRSLRDGDSTVAIAGGVNILSNPFGTVAFSELGVLSPTGKIHAFSDDADGIVRSDGAGVVVLKRLSDARRDGDKVLAVIKGSAVNSDGRSNGLTAPNPDAQVDVLRAAYTDAGISPTHVDYVEAHGTGTILGDPIEATALGAVLSGPRDAANPLLLGSAKTNFGHTEAAAGVAGVIKVVKAMEHGMIPPSLNYAGPNPYIDFDGAHLEVVEDAREWPAYSGRPVAGVSGFGFGGTNAHVVITAPEAQQPELADDVTPAGGALVADEGVEQKYILPVSGLLPSRRRQAAEDLATWLEENRDSEGVTLESVARALAGRNHGRSRGAILAGDFDQAIDGLRRLADKRSGAHVKSADSPSTTGPVWVYSGFGSQHRKMGKELYEMSPFFAARLRELDEVVQRESGWSLVEKILDDDQDFDTESAQVGITCIQIALTELLQHLGVKPSAVVGQSMGEIAAAFAVGGLSKEDAVLVACHRSRLMGEGEQNLPEDKQGAMAVVEFGVEELATFTSEHPEFAKVEPAVYAAPGMTTVGGPREPVAKLVEHLESEGMFARLLPVKGAGHTSMLDPILGELHFEIGDIQPRPIHTPLYSTVDRGRVYRPGETLHDADYFVRCTRQPVWFRDATGQQFDDGFRTFVEISPNPVALMPLMNNSFAHDASDSKLLFLLKRKEPAGETVANCLAELYVQGSDVDLKALVGPFGATATVPGVRWNLQRHWTNARPASGGVAGLPGVRVDLPDGRVAFSVGADLVPSVLAMAEAVAEQVAPGAQVVASEEHAVLPSAGSLTAMATKSLGGWSVEVYDAETSSAMPLVGEAFVSTLAVAAPGSSLSDAKASPAGASFDGANPPAGEKPGGGSGANAGAATGGRATGVGTKNHALPEVDTDAMRWSPESGESVADRLRSIVGESMGYDVEDLPGELPLIDLGLDSLMGMRIKNRVEYDFDLPPLQVQTLRDGSVDDVITMVERMVAEKGANPTTDSTGADDAAAGDQKDTVAGDQKSTAAGDQKGTAGSEKTSDYTAAAGGVAPRDASERLVFATWAKVTGKAAPGVTSPLPEISDEKAAELAERLSDRSGGEITAQDVQNADSMEPLADLVRAKLETAVEGNIRVLRAREDGASGSGAEGANSGEDSDAPRKPSVFLFHPAGGSSVVFQPLMRRLPADIPVYGVERLEGELSDRAAQYLDEIIEYSAGRPVVLGGWSFGGALAYEVANQFAQRAERGEPTVEISRIVLLDTVQPKNPAPDTKEEMHKRWDRYAEFARRTYGLPLEVPHDLLDEHGEGVMLTMFQQFLTSPEVGGLGLPAGVLEHQRASFVDNRILESLDFSQWAAVSAPVTLFRAERMHDGAIELEPAYAEVAEDGGWAQIVDDLKIVHLNGDHLAIVDEPEIGKVGKVLAQQIEEDLKR, encoded by the coding sequence ATGGAGGACAATCTCACAGTCGGCTCTGCATCCTCGAATAACCGCCCCACCAGCATCTCCGAGATGCGGCAGTGGTTGCGGGACTGGGTGGCGAAGACTACCGGCTTGTCCCCGCAGCAGATCACGGACGACCGTTCGATGGAGGAATTCGGCCTTTCCTCCCGCGATGTCGTTATCCTCTCGGGCGATCTGGAGCGCCTAACCGGTCAAAGCCTTGATGCCACCGTTGCCTACGAGTTCAACTCCATTGCCGCACTGGCCGATTACCTTATCAACGGTCGCGGTTCTATTTCTTCCGACGCCGCTTTCTTCCCCGCCCAAGGTGGTGCTTCCGGGCAGGCATTGAGCCCCGACGATCGTGATGTGGCCATTGTCGGCGTGGCTGGCCGTTACCCAGGCGCTAATAGCGCCGACGAAATGTGGGAGATGTTCTTGGGCTACCGCAGCGGGGTAGGAGAATTGCCCGCGGGCCGTTGGTCGGAGTACGCCGGTGATAAGGAAATGACCCGCCGGATGGAAGAGGCGGTGCTTACGGGCGGATACTTGGAAGACATCGCGGCTTTCGATGCCGAGTTCTTCGGCCTATCTCCGGTGGAAGCTGCCAACATGGACCCCCAGCAGCGCATTGTTTTGCAATTGACGTGGGAGGCCCTAGAGAACGCGGGCATTCCAGCCAACCAGTTGCGCGGGCTGCCGGTGGGGGTGTTTATGGCATCCAACAACAACGATTACGGGATGTTGATTTCCGCGGATCCCACGGAAGCGCACCCTTACGCGTTGACCGGTAACTCTTCGGCCATTATTGCCAACCGTATCTCTTATGCTTTTGACTTCCGCGGGCCATCGATTTCGGTGGATACGGCCTGCTCGGCGTCCCTGGTATCTATTCACCAAGCCGTTCGTTCTCTACGTGATGGGGATTCCACCGTGGCCATCGCTGGTGGTGTGAACATCCTTTCCAATCCGTTCGGTACGGTGGCGTTTTCCGAGCTCGGGGTGCTGAGCCCCACTGGTAAGATCCACGCATTCTCCGATGATGCGGACGGAATCGTTCGCTCCGATGGCGCGGGCGTGGTCGTGCTGAAGCGCCTGTCCGATGCCCGCCGTGATGGGGATAAGGTCTTGGCGGTCATTAAGGGTTCGGCCGTGAATTCCGATGGCCGTTCCAACGGTCTCACCGCCCCGAACCCGGACGCGCAGGTAGACGTCCTGCGCGCGGCGTACACGGACGCCGGCATTTCGCCCACGCACGTGGATTATGTGGAGGCACACGGCACCGGCACGATCTTGGGTGATCCCATTGAAGCCACGGCCCTGGGTGCGGTGCTGTCCGGCCCACGCGATGCTGCGAACCCGCTGCTGCTGGGTAGTGCCAAGACGAACTTCGGTCACACCGAAGCGGCAGCGGGCGTGGCGGGCGTGATCAAGGTGGTCAAGGCCATGGAGCACGGCATGATCCCGCCATCACTGAACTACGCGGGCCCTAACCCGTACATCGATTTTGACGGCGCGCACCTGGAAGTTGTGGAGGACGCGCGGGAATGGCCTGCATACTCCGGCCGTCCCGTGGCGGGCGTGTCCGGATTCGGCTTTGGTGGAACCAACGCGCACGTGGTCATCACCGCGCCGGAGGCGCAGCAGCCCGAACTCGCTGACGATGTGACCCCGGCAGGTGGCGCACTGGTGGCGGATGAGGGCGTCGAGCAAAAGTACATCCTGCCCGTATCCGGCCTGTTGCCTTCTCGTCGACGCCAGGCCGCTGAAGACCTCGCCACCTGGTTGGAAGAAAACCGGGATTCTGAGGGCGTGACGCTGGAATCCGTTGCGCGTGCACTGGCTGGCCGGAACCATGGCCGTTCGCGTGGTGCGATCCTGGCCGGCGACTTCGACCAGGCAATTGACGGACTGCGACGATTGGCTGACAAGCGCAGCGGGGCGCATGTGAAGTCGGCGGATTCACCGTCGACGACCGGCCCTGTGTGGGTGTATTCCGGGTTCGGCTCCCAACACCGCAAAATGGGCAAGGAATTGTACGAGATGTCCCCATTCTTCGCGGCACGGCTGCGGGAATTGGATGAGGTGGTTCAGCGCGAATCCGGTTGGTCCTTGGTGGAGAAGATCCTCGATGATGACCAAGACTTCGATACTGAATCCGCTCAGGTGGGAATCACGTGTATCCAGATTGCGCTGACTGAACTGTTACAGCATCTGGGTGTGAAGCCCAGCGCGGTTGTGGGGCAGTCGATGGGTGAGATCGCCGCGGCTTTTGCAGTGGGTGGTCTGTCCAAGGAAGATGCCGTACTGGTTGCCTGCCACCGTTCCCGCCTCATGGGCGAAGGCGAGCAGAACCTGCCGGAGGACAAGCAGGGTGCAATGGCCGTGGTGGAATTCGGTGTGGAGGAACTGGCTACCTTCACCAGCGAGCATCCCGAATTTGCAAAGGTTGAGCCCGCGGTCTACGCCGCGCCCGGCATGACTACCGTGGGTGGTCCGCGCGAGCCCGTGGCGAAACTGGTGGAGCACCTAGAAAGCGAGGGCATGTTTGCCCGCCTGCTGCCCGTGAAGGGTGCGGGGCACACGTCCATGCTGGATCCGATCTTGGGTGAATTGCACTTCGAGATCGGTGATATTCAGCCACGTCCGATCCACACTCCGCTGTATTCCACCGTGGATCGTGGCCGGGTTTACCGCCCGGGTGAAACGTTGCACGATGCCGATTACTTTGTTCGTTGCACCCGGCAGCCGGTGTGGTTCCGCGATGCGACGGGCCAACAGTTCGACGATGGATTCCGCACGTTCGTGGAAATCAGCCCGAACCCGGTGGCGTTGATGCCGCTGATGAACAATTCCTTCGCACATGATGCATCCGATTCCAAGCTGTTGTTCTTGCTTAAGCGCAAGGAACCGGCGGGTGAGACCGTGGCAAATTGCCTTGCGGAATTGTACGTGCAGGGCAGCGATGTGGACCTGAAGGCCTTGGTCGGCCCTTTTGGTGCGACTGCGACGGTGCCGGGAGTGCGCTGGAATCTGCAGCGCCATTGGACCAATGCCCGCCCGGCTTCGGGTGGGGTAGCTGGTCTGCCCGGTGTACGCGTGGATCTGCCGGACGGCCGCGTGGCGTTTTCCGTGGGGGCTGATCTGGTGCCGAGCGTGCTGGCTATGGCTGAAGCCGTGGCGGAACAGGTCGCGCCTGGTGCGCAGGTTGTGGCCAGCGAAGAGCACGCGGTCTTGCCAAGTGCGGGTTCCTTGACGGCGATGGCTACCAAAAGCCTGGGGGGATGGTCGGTGGAGGTCTACGACGCCGAGACAAGCTCCGCCATGCCACTGGTGGGCGAGGCGTTCGTTAGCACGTTGGCTGTGGCCGCGCCGGGTAGTTCCTTATCCGACGCCAAGGCCTCCCCGGCTGGTGCGTCCTTTGATGGCGCTAATCCCCCGGCGGGGGAGAAGCCCGGCGGGGGTTCCGGGGCAAATGCTGGCGCAGCGACTGGTGGAAGGGCTACTGGTGTGGGAACCAAGAATCATGCTCTGCCTGAGGTAGATACCGATGCCATGCGGTGGAGCCCAGAATCGGGTGAATCTGTAGCGGATCGTCTGCGTTCGATCGTGGGTGAATCCATGGGTTACGACGTGGAAGATTTGCCGGGCGAGTTGCCTTTGATTGATTTGGGGCTGGACTCCCTCATGGGCATGCGCATCAAGAACCGCGTGGAATACGATTTTGATTTGCCGCCGCTGCAGGTGCAGACCCTGCGCGATGGCTCGGTCGATGACGTGATCACGATGGTGGAGCGCATGGTGGCGGAAAAGGGCGCGAACCCCACCACCGACAGCACTGGTGCAGATGACGCTGCCGCTGGTGACCAGAAGGACACTGTAGCTGGCGACCAGAAGAGCACTGCAGCCGGCGACCAGAAGGGCACTGCCGGTTCAGAGAAGACCTCGGATTACACTGCCGCTGCAGGTGGCGTGGCCCCTCGTGATGCCAGCGAACGCTTGGTGTTTGCAACTTGGGCGAAGGTCACGGGAAAGGCTGCGCCGGGTGTTACCAGCCCATTGCCGGAGATCTCCGATGAGAAGGCTGCAGAGTTGGCGGAGCGATTGAGCGACCGTTCGGGTGGAGAAATCACCGCCCAAGATGTGCAGAACGCGGACTCTATGGAACCGTTGGCTGATCTGGTGCGCGCGAAATTGGAGACCGCCGTGGAAGGCAACATTCGTGTGCTGCGGGCCCGCGAGGATGGTGCCTCTGGCAGTGGCGCTGAGGGCGCTAACTCGGGGGAGGACTCGGATGCACCTCGCAAGCCCAGCGTATTCCTCTTCCATCCCGCGGGCGGATCCTCCGTGGTATTCCAGCCGTTGATGCGCCGACTACCTGCAGACATTCCTGTATACGGTGTGGAGCGCTTAGAGGGTGAACTCAGCGACCGAGCAGCGCAGTATCTGGACGAGATTATTGAGTACTCTGCTGGCAGGCCGGTGGTTCTTGGCGGTTGGAGCTTTGGTGGTGCGCTGGCGTACGAGGTTGCCAACCAGTTTGCGCAACGTGCCGAGCGCGGTGAACCTACCGTAGAGATCTCCCGCATTGTCTTGTTGGATACCGTACAGCCGAAGAATCCAGCTCCGGATACCAAGGAAGAGATGCATAAGCGGTGGGACCGCTACGCGGAATTCGCTCGCCGCACCTACGGCTTGCCGCTCGAAGTGCCGCACGACCTGCTGGATGAGCACGGCGAGGGTGTGATGCTCACCATGTTCCAGCAGTTCCTTACCTCTCCGGAAGTCGGCGGATTGGGCCTGCCAGCGGGAGTGCTGGAGCACCAGCGGGCCAGCTTTGTGGATAACCGCATCTTGGAATCCCTTGATTTCAGCCAGTGGGCAGCGGTGTCTGCGCCGGTAACGTTGTTCCGTGCCGAGCGAATGCACGACGGCGCCATTGAATTGGAACCTGCATATGCGGAGGTTGCCGAAGATGGTGGATGGGCACAGATCGTGGATGATCTAAAGATCGTGCACCTCAATGGCGACCACTTGGCGATTGTGGATGAACCAGAAATCGGCAAGGTCGGTAAGGTACTGGCTCAGCAGATTGAGGAAGACTTGAAGCGCTAA
- a CDS encoding acyl-CoA carboxylase subunit beta — MAQDPGSEKAKAKRDEAGFTTPRQRIDALLDEGSFTEIGALGRTPGDKEAPYGDGVVTGYGRVNGRAVAVYAHDKSVYGGSVGETFGKKVMEVMDMATRIGCPVIGINDSGGARIQDAVTSLAMYSEIARRQLPLSGQSPQISILLGPSAGGAVYAPVTTDFVIAVEGRTQMFVTGPAVIESVTGEKVSMEELGGARQQARNGNVSYVAGSEEEAFNYVKDLMEFLPSSVFDDPQEYWAPSDELTERDYELSDIIPDDPNAGYDIMDVLLRIFDDDNVLEVQDDYGSNVVTAFARVDGRSVGVVANQPMVLAGCLDADAADKAARFIRICDAYNIPIVWVVDTPGYMPGVEQEKLGLIHRGAKLGFATLEADVPKVTVVVRKAFGGGYAVMGSKNMGTDINLAWPTAQIAVMGAEAAVVMMQGKQLAAMPPEQRPLAKKMFVDFYNANMTSPYVAAERGYLDAVIEPQDTRVRLRQAMRQLRNKTVLEPVKKHNIPPM; from the coding sequence ATGGCGCAGGATCCGGGTTCGGAGAAAGCCAAGGCTAAGCGCGATGAGGCCGGTTTCACCACTCCGCGCCAGCGTATTGATGCGTTATTGGACGAGGGGTCCTTTACGGAAATCGGAGCGCTCGGACGCACACCGGGAGATAAGGAGGCTCCCTACGGCGATGGCGTGGTGACTGGTTATGGTCGTGTCAATGGGCGCGCTGTGGCCGTGTATGCCCACGACAAGTCCGTTTATGGTGGCTCGGTGGGTGAGACCTTCGGCAAAAAGGTCATGGAAGTTATGGACATGGCCACGCGCATTGGCTGCCCAGTAATCGGAATTAATGATTCCGGTGGTGCGCGTATTCAGGACGCGGTGACGTCCCTGGCGATGTACTCCGAGATCGCGCGTCGCCAGTTGCCGTTGAGTGGCCAAAGCCCGCAGATTTCCATCCTGCTGGGGCCCTCGGCTGGTGGCGCGGTGTATGCGCCGGTAACCACGGACTTTGTGATTGCTGTGGAAGGGCGTACGCAGATGTTTGTGACTGGCCCGGCTGTTATCGAGTCTGTGACTGGCGAAAAGGTCAGCATGGAGGAGCTGGGCGGGGCTCGCCAGCAAGCTCGCAACGGTAACGTCTCTTATGTTGCTGGGAGCGAGGAGGAGGCCTTTAACTACGTGAAGGACCTCATGGAGTTTCTGCCGTCGAGCGTTTTCGATGATCCCCAGGAATACTGGGCACCGTCGGATGAACTGACTGAGCGCGATTATGAGCTCAGCGACATTATTCCCGATGATCCGAATGCAGGCTACGACATCATGGATGTGCTGCTGCGCATTTTCGATGACGATAATGTGTTGGAGGTTCAGGACGATTACGGCTCCAACGTGGTGACGGCATTCGCGCGCGTGGATGGCCGCAGCGTGGGTGTTGTGGCGAACCAGCCGATGGTGTTGGCGGGGTGCTTGGATGCCGATGCGGCAGATAAGGCCGCGCGCTTCATTCGTATTTGTGATGCCTACAACATTCCGATTGTGTGGGTTGTAGATACTCCTGGGTACATGCCGGGCGTGGAGCAGGAGAAGCTGGGTCTGATCCACCGTGGTGCAAAGCTGGGTTTTGCCACTTTGGAAGCAGATGTTCCCAAGGTGACCGTGGTGGTTCGTAAGGCTTTCGGTGGCGGTTATGCTGTCATGGGTTCCAAGAACATGGGTACGGATATCAACTTGGCGTGGCCCACCGCGCAGATTGCCGTGATGGGTGCGGAGGCTGCGGTGGTCATGATGCAGGGCAAGCAGCTTGCGGCAATGCCACCGGAGCAGCGCCCGCTTGCCAAGAAGATGTTCGTGGATTTCTATAACGCAAACATGACCAGTCCTTATGTGGCCGCTGAACGTGGCTACCTAGACGCGGTGATTGAGCCGCAGGATACGCGCGTTCGTCTTCGCCAAGCGATGCGGCAGCTGCGCAATAAAACGGTTCTGGAACCAGTGAAGAAGCACAACATTCCACCTATGTAG